CACATTATGACACTCATGAGCTAATTTTTGAAATATTGAATTattgttcaaataaaaaattgtgaCAATTAAAACCTTTTTtctttgagtaaattgtagcaatggtctcttaattttaatcaaattggaataatggtccctcaactagaaatctattaccattggaGTACAAAGACCAAAAACCACATAATATATCACTCATAATAAATTGATTCTCAACCGTTTGTTTGAATTCTCTCTCTCGTTTCTCATCTTCTCGATGTGCAAGTTGAATTAGACCTAGACGATACCAAGCCAGCTACCACCATCACTCTATTGCCATTCTCCTCTCATTCTAAATGACGGGTCAACCACTACCACTCTGTCTACTCCATTCTTAGATCAACCACCACCGCTGCACCAACACCACTTTCTGTTTCTCTCTCAATCTCCAACCTATTCCTCCATCTCTAAAACCAAACAAATCCTGGTTTGGGACGAAATTCACCTCAAAATCCAATTTTTCACCTTCAATTACATCAAGGATTCAAGATAAGTGTTTGAAATTGTGAAATTTCAAATTAGAGTGTTTGATTGTCGAATTAGGGGTATGAATTTGTCTAATTGAGGATCAAAATTCCCTGAGAGCgagttaattttttatattaccGAATTTTGGGATCTGAAAATTTTAATTCGATATCGATATATAATTTGTTTGAACTGAAAATTTCGattcattttgatttttggaAGAATGATTTTGGTTTGGTTATCGAACCCAACCGAACCCTAGACTtggtaaaaaaagaaagggatcttttgatataggcgcctcagttttgaattttttaaatcaaacatCCATACATTTTAGTGAGTTGATTAAACtttttttgtcataattttggtGCTATATGCACATTATATTGTAACAAATTTCCTATAATCTAGCCTTTTAATTGTAACATCCCAaattgcccaggggagtggatcctgtaagccttatatgtatattcccatctttacctaatacgaggccttttgggagctcactggcttcgggttccgtaggaactccgaagttaagcgagtagcgtgcgagagcaatcccggtgacctactgggaagttcttgtgtgagttcctagaaacaaaatcatgagggcgtggtcggggcccaaagtggacaatatcgtcctacggtggagtcgagcccggaatGTAGTAGGggtccgggccgggatgtgacaatttggtatcagagccaatccctgaccGGAAAtgtgccgacaaggacgtcgggcccccaagggggtggattgtaacatcccacatcgcccaggggagtggatcatgtaagccttatatgtatattctcatctttacctagcacgaggcattttgggagctcattggcttcggattccattggaactccgaagttaagtgagttcgcatgagagcattcccaggatgggtgacccactgagaagttctcgtgtgagttcccagaaacaaaaccgtgagggcgtggtcggggcccaaagcgaacaatatcattctacggtggagtcgagtccgggatgtggtaggggcccgggctgggatgtgacaataatTACACTCTCCTCCGTTAGAgataattgtaaaaaacaaagaaacttggttagattcaatttattttcacaataatgctacaatttagcaataattatctacgatttaagatattttctttccaaatttgtttaaaatatttttaaatcccACAAAATCAAACGTACTgaaataagtttttcttttagtatgttaagagaaaaTAGGATTGAGAATAATATAAACGTACCAATACACaatgtgtacaaaataaaaataatgtaccaatattaacaatatgtatcaaatcaaacgtACCAAAATTGCAAATAACATACTAATTAATGATTTTTATAAATTCAAACGTACTCGCTGATAATATATACGTAATGTATTATACCTAATAATAATTCGTCAACaactatacttaaaaaaaacagcaaaaaataaaaaataaaataatttcacaaaaaaatgaaaaaattacaCGGAGGTTTTATGTTGATCACCaactatttgaaaaaaaaaaccatttggaaaaagaaataatattaaatgtttgcataacaaaaaaaaataaaaaattgtgacCGAAAAAACATATCTGGAATAAGAGAAAATATTGGTTAATTACTAATATCTCCACTAAATAAGAAAAAGTGCATCATGAAGATAAAATGATAAATTCAAAAAGCACAAATGTTATACAAAAATTGTAGAGAATtctaattttctcaaaaaaaaaaaaaaaaaaaaaagtggaagaCCCTAtttaacccaacccaacccaaccccaccccccccaaaaaaaagaaaaaaaaaagaggaagacCCAATTCAAGTCCTTCTGCACCATGTGCCTGCGTGGCGTGGTCCAATTGGACGGAGATCAAATGAGACTCGCTGTCGAGTCCCTTGACGCACCACTCCTCTGCTGTTGTGTTGGTACCGCTTGTTCGTGTCCCAAACTCGAAACCTTGTCTCTCACACGAATTCAAGCACTCACCTTTCGAGGTTTCGATCCATTTATCAGGTAATTTTTTCATCAACTAAAACCTTAATTTTGTTTCAATCTCTGTATATGTATGTCTGCATCAGAATCTAATCTGCATTATTCCCTTTAATTAGGACGAATTGAATTCACGGACTGGATAATCGGAACCGAAAGCCCCATTTGTGGATTCGAATCGAGATTGGAATTTGCTCAATTCGAGCGCTGGTTTGTCCATGCTGGCATTTATTGTTCTTGTTATCGAGTTTTGGGAATTGGGTTTGTTGAATTGTTGAATTAGCAGTAGGTTTTTGACAATGGAAGGTAATAAGGATGAAGCTTTAAGGTGTGTTCGGATCGCCAAAGAAGCAATTGCTTCCGGCAACAAAGGGCGTGCCTTGAAATTTATTAAGATTGCACAACGGCTTAATCATAATTTGCAAGTTGATGAACTTTTGGCTGCGTGTGAGGCAATTAATTCGGGGTCTTCCGCGTCTTCTGTTGATGAGAAGGGTGCTGGTGAGATTAGGAATGAGCCGGGCGTGGAGAAATTGGGCTGCGGTTTGAATGGGGAAGTTAGTTATACCGAAGAGCATGTTCAGTTGGTTAGGAAGATTAAGAGAAACAAAGACTATTACGGAATTCTTGGTGTGGAGAAGGCTTGCTCGGTCGAGGACATTAGGAAGGCTTATAGGAAGTTGTCATTGAAGGTTCATCCTGATAAGAACAAGGCTCCCGGTTCAGAAGAAGCGTTTAAGATAGTAAGCAAGGCTTTCAAGTGTTTGAGTGATGGGGATTCGAGGAGGCAGTATGATCAGACTGGATTGGTTGATGAATTTGAGTACAACCAGCAGCACAATAATacgaggagaaggaggaggagaggtGGGAATGActtttttgatgatgattttgaccCCGATGACATATTCAGGGCGTTCTTTGGTCAATCAGACATGTTTCGGTCAAGTCATGTTTATAGGACTAGTAGAACAGCTGGTCATCAGAGGGAGGAGTCTCAGGGAGGGGGACCTAACATCATGCTTCTTCTTCAAATAATACCTTTCTTGGTAATTTTGTTGTTGGCATATCTGCCCTTTTCAGAGCCCGTCTACTCTTTGCAGAAGAATTATAACTACCAGATTCCCAAGACGACAGAGAAATATGGAGTGGAATTTTTTGTTAAATCGCAAGCATTTGATGAGAGTTATCCCATTGGAAGTGCTGGTCGAGTTAACGTTGAGAGCAGTGTTATCAAGGATTACAAAAATGTGCTTGCACACTACTGTCGGGTTGAGCTTCAAAGGCGCCACTGGAGTAAGAATCTGCCTACTCCTCACTGCGACAAACTAAATAAGC
The nucleotide sequence above comes from Malus sylvestris chromosome 16, drMalSylv7.2, whole genome shotgun sequence. Encoded proteins:
- the LOC126608714 gene encoding chaperone protein dnaJ 49-like; protein product: MEGNKDEALRCVRIAKEAIASGNKGRALKFIKIAQRLNHNLQVDELLAACEAINSGSSASSVDEKGAGEIRNEPGVEKLGCGLNGEVSYTEEHVQLVRKIKRNKDYYGILGVEKACSVEDIRKAYRKLSLKVHPDKNKAPGSEEAFKIVSKAFKCLSDGDSRRQYDQTGLVDEFEYNQQHNNTRRRRRRGGNDFFDDDFDPDDIFRAFFGQSDMFRSSHVYRTSRTAGHQREESQGGGPNIMLLLQIIPFLVILLLAYLPFSEPVYSLQKNYNYQIPKTTEKYGVEFFVKSQAFDESYPIGSAGRVNVESSVIKDYKNVLAHYCRVELQRRHWSKNLPTPHCDKLNKLGVA